The following proteins come from a genomic window of Anopheles ziemanni chromosome 3, idAnoZiCoDA_A2_x.2, whole genome shotgun sequence:
- the LOC131285837 gene encoding general odorant-binding protein 56d-like, whose amino-acid sequence MKQTTATFTVVVTFCLLAGVNAFTLRQQKMVSIFALECMAETGIDALSVSKLRDGDLTANDRTAKCFMKCFFEKESFIDAEGQLQLDAIAGALEKDYERAQIDEMLVKCGVQKEDPCETAFHAYECYHDYYQNQ is encoded by the exons ATGAAACAGACTACCGCAACTTTCACCGTCGTCGTGACATTCTGCCTGCTCGCCGGAGTCAAT GCCTTCACCCTACGCCAGCAAAAGATGGTCAGCATCTTCGCCCTGGAGTGCATGGCCGAGACGGGCATCGATGCGTTGTCGGTGTCGAAGCTGCGCGACGGTGATCTAACCGCCAACGATCGGACGGCGAAATGTTTCATGAAATGTTTCTTCGAGAAGGAAAGCTTCATCGACGCGGAGGGTCAGTTGCAGCTGGATGCCATTGCCGGGGCACTGGAGAAGGATTACGAGCGGGCGCAAATCGACGAAATGCTGGTGAAGTGTGGCGTGCAGAAGGAGGATCCCTGTGAGACTGCATTCCATGCGTACGAGTGCTACCATGACTACTATCAGAACCAATAA